The sequence CCTGATGATTACACTGATAATAGTGTAGAACTCAACAGCTCTAAGTCTGAAGACAAAAGCAAGTGTGTATGGTAATCTTCCCTAGCGTTGTTTTTTTTATTCTGAGGATACTTTGGTAACATTTCgggtaaaaagggggagtaatgatATGGTTGGTTGATACTGTAATGATGGTATTGTGTTACTGTGTTTTGTGTTTGGTCATCTAATTTGTATATTCAGGATGAATCTTTAGTTAACTGGTATGTGCTGGCAAGCTACTTTTAATTCCACAATCTTCTTTATTTGTGTGTTTGTTCTTTGCTGCAAAGAATCTCTAATATCGTGGTAACAGAATGTTTtaaccaaaaatttgccaaagggggagattgaaggtgttttaaATTGGCTGTATTTTGTGATAAAACATTCCAGGTGTATGTATGTGGAATTATGAAGGATCGTATGTTTGAACCAGTAAAACTTTTCAAAGGATGTCATGCATGGTGTCTTGACATTGGAATCTGACAGAAGTAGCTGTCATCTTTTAGTTGTGAGGTTTCCTTTTTTATCTCAGGTCTctttaggaaactatatattgtgCGATGTTTATTTTGTGCTAAAATTGATTGAATCACAACATATGTGATCatcctgatgatgtggaaattaggtttacatgggtaaccctaatttatgtatgAAAGGCCCATGGCCCAAGTCCTTCTGCCAGCTGACTATATATCGAATGCAAATCCTACATTCAGGCGCAGAGGTTTTCAGCATAAACGATTATTAAACTCTCTGTGTTTCCACTGTGTGTGTTTCTTATGATCCAAACAATTATCATGTTGATAATTGTTGTGGAGTAGTTTATCCGTGACTATGTATTGTAAATAATTATTGTTCTGTTTTTGTTACGTGTGATCCatgctattatctttgatgattgcgttggaattagaatgtgtttttgttgtgtcactctaagcttttaagcacgagtgtgtgtctcttgattgaagcttttaagcagatcaaggtgtgtttttgaagtgtgtcttctatctgtaattgtttattgtgtatgtgtaatcacttatgtgattgagggggagtggaatggagatattccatatctaggtagaacctaggtagaagggtcattgggtagtgattaagtgagaagttgtaaatgggggagtttagctttgaattgatactactgatagtggacttcatccctggcttggtagcccccagagtaggttgtttgaaccgaactgggtaaacaattctgtgtgttctttgttgttttatgctattttgttattactgtctgtgctgcataattgtggatgtcataacatccagtttgacatcaagcgtgtgttactagaattttcaattttgtttaGAGTGGCGCTTATTATGACAGGTCGATTCATGTCCTCATCCAAAAACTCATATCTTAGATTCTTGGGTAGTTCCTTAAGTTCTATGGTAGGTTTCTTGGTGCACGGCATAGGGTCAGGGGTAAGAGCTAAACATTCAAAAAGGTTGTCGTCAATGTAAGGTTCAATACTCTTAAATCCGTCATCCTCTAAAATGGGGGTTGAAGGTAATCTGATTAAGGATTCGTTATGTTCGAGTTCATTCACACATTCATCAATGACATCAATGGCATAACACGCATCTCCTATTATTGGTGCCATTAGAAACTTCGATAGAATAAACTCGATCTTTTCATCTCCTACCTCAAAAGTTAGCTTCCCTTTTTTAACATCTATTATAGCTCCGACAGTCGATAGGAATGGTCTTCCTAAGAGGACTGGGATGTCATCGTCTTCTTTGATATCCATTACTACGAATTCGGTCGGAATGTAAAACTGACCAATCTTGACAGGTATGTCTTCTAAAATACCCAAGGGGTATTTGACAGATCTATCAGCTAGTTGTAATGACATCTTAGTAGGCTGAAGTTCTCCTAATTTTAACCTCTTACAGACAGCCAAAGGCGTCAGACTTACGCTCGCTCCTAGGTCTAAAAATGCTTTGTCTATCTTACGATTTCCTAGGATGCAAGGGATAGAAAAACTTCTGGGGTCTTTGTCTTTCTTGGCAAGTTTATTTTCGGATATGGGATGACATTCCAAACGTTTGGGATCGTTGAGTCGCCATTTGTTGAACAAAATATCTTTCAAGAACTTGGCATATGATGGTATTAGGGTTATTGCTTCGGTAAAAGGGATCTCTACGTGGAGTTTCCCTATTACCTTAATAAACTTTTGGAATTGGTTTTCTGTTTTGGTGTTTTTCAACCTTTGTGGGAACGGACTAGGTGGTTTGTAAGGTTGTTGTGTGTGATTCCCTACTTCTGGTTTTGATTGATTTTCAGGTTTCTCTGGTTCCTCTACCTGGTCCTTGGGTGCAGCATCTTCCTTAGGTTTTTCTGGTGTGCTTAGGTTAGGATTTCTAGGCCCTTCATAAGTAGTTCCACTTCTTAAGGTGATAGAATTTGCTTGGCCTTTGGGATTGGGATGAGTTTGTCCAGGGAATTATCATCTAGGTACAAATTATACAAAGGTAGTTTGGGCCACTTGGGAAATCTGGGTCTCAAGCATTTTGGTGTGGGTCATCATCTGGTCAAACTTGGTTGCCAGTTGAGTAACTAGTTCGTTCGCGTGAATGTGTTGATTCATAAACTCCTTATTTTGCTGAGTTTGAGTCTGAATAAAGGTGTCTATGGTTTCTTTAAGGTTTGGTCTTGGTGGCACAACTTGCATAGGttggttttgtttttgtgtttggaaTCCTTAAGGTCTTGACGATCCGGGATTTCGGATGGGGTTATTGTTTTTGTAAGAGAAATTTGGGTGGTTCCTCCATCCAGGATTGTAGGTGTTCAAGAAAGGGTTCCCTTGGGTATAGTTAACTTGGTCTGAGCTAGATTCGTTCAAAAGGTTACAGTCAACGGTTTGATGTCCTTGAGTTCCACAGAGTTCGCACTCCGATTGGATTGCTGCCACTACGGTAGGGTTTTGAGACATGTTCTCAACTCTCAAGGCCAGGGCGTCCATCTTAGCATTCATCATGTCCATTCAACTTATCTCATGCTTTCCTCCATGGCTTTCCTTTTTCTCTACTTTTGCTCGTTCTATTCCCCGCTGGGCGTGGTTTTGGGCCATGTCCTCTATCAGGGCATAAGCGTTAGGGTAAGGTTTGTTCATCAATGCTCCGCCAGCGGCAGCGTCTATGCACATCTTTGTGTTGTAATGGAGTCCATTATAGAAGGTGTGTATGATTAACCATTTCTCCAGGCCATGGTGCAGACAAGCTCTCAAAAGTTCTTTATATCTTTCCCAAGCATCAAAAAGTGATTCGCCTTGGTTTTGAGTGAAACTAGTGATCAGGTTCCTAAGGACAGCGGTCTTACTCGGTGGGAAATATCTGGCAAGAAATTCTCTCCTAAGGTCTTCCCAAGTCGTTATTGAGTTGGCTGGAAGGGCGTCTAACAAGTCATGGGCTTTACCTCTAAGGGAAAAAGGAAACAATCTTAAGCGGATGGCTTCGGGTGTGGCTCCATTTGCCTTAAGGGTGTCAGCCAACTGGATAAATACCTTTAGATGTTGATTCGGGTTCTCGGTAGCGAGACCAGCGAATTGGTTTTGTTGTACCAGTTCTAATAGTGATGGCTTAAGTTCGAAATTGTTGGTTGTTATAGCGGGGTTTACTATACTAGAACTAGGTTCCTCATTAGATGGTTGAGCAAACTCTTTAAGCGGTCTATGGTTACGGTCTTCGGCCATAGCTTTCCTTAACTTAAAGATAAACAGACGTGCTCGGGCATAACGTTCAGGTTCCACTAAAGGGTTTAATAGGTTACCGGTGCTACGATTTCTACGCATCTACCGGCTAGAATAGCCTTAGTCTAAACGGGATCATAATAGGGTACGAAATTTGACGAAGttggtccccggcaacggcgccaaaaacttgatgggtTGTTTACGTATAGCCTAAATAtagaactgcaagtgcacagcctatcgaagtagtatataagattatcgaaccacagagaccaatcgtaaatctatcaactctattgctaaggtgcttatctaaggtgaaCAAGAATATTGAGGTGAGTGCAGTGCAACAAAGTAAGTAAGCGAAGTAAGTAACAGTTTAAGCAACAGGTTGGAATGTAAATCATGAAATGAGACTACGGTCCAGTCATGCATAAATGAAATCACTTATGGGGCAGTATTTTCTATCGGTAGGAAAGAATCAATTTAACGAGAACTTGTAGCTTTTGTCtactaagaaccgagtttactctttaaattaaattcctttattgtcacatataaagggtgccttccgcgttaaagaggtaaacctatttttaagaaaatgatagttttgacttaatagaaaagtaattttgacttggaaagattaacttaaagagacTTTCGGCTTTTGACCAAGAGTCAGATTTCAAACCTACAAACGCGTCCGAAAATGGTTTtaaaatcgttttctaaaaagTGTTAATGATTCCTATTTGACCAACCAAACTGCTTTCCCTCTTTTTGTTTGGTTAAATAATAATCAAGTCATATCATTAGTATGGACGGCTTTCAATCTTACCCAATAAACATTTAAACATAACTGACTTAAGTTAAAATCAAAACATCCCCAGAGTGTTCTCACTAGCATGATAATTGGAACACGATCATGATGAAAATCATTACATTCAAACCTTTATGGTTTAGAAAGACATAATAAGTGCGAGTCTATAACACATGTAGACTATGATAAGAGCGAGTAAGTAAAAGGGTACGGgtctataaaacgtgtagactatggtaaaAGCAATTATAAATAAAGAAATGCAATTAAATAGAACCTGCTCCAAGAGGAGGCTTTGATTCAGGTACAagttgcagaaatgtaaaagcggtatgatgaacttcaaccaaagtgctccaagACTCGATTACAACTCAATCTACACCGTAATAACTCCCCGATGTGAAGAGATTATTACTTTACAGAAACTGATAGTATATGGCTTAAGATTGTACTAAGCTTGGATGAAACTACAAAATGAAAAACGAAATCTATTTATAGAGGATTCTGGAGGTGCGTAAAGACAGGAGTGCCCCTCAACTCCTTCTGAGCGGGAAGAGGTTTGTAAAGGCTGTAGGCGCGGCAGCCTCACCGTGGGCGTGGTGTGTGCAAATGGAGGAGATCGTGGGAACGTGGCAGTTGGCCCTATAGCCGGCACGGTGCTGGACGCCATAAGTGCAAATCTTCTTGAAAAACCCTATTTTCTTGGCGTTTTGGCTCGTTTCTTCACCGAAGGCTATGAAAGGTCAAGAATCCTGATAACAAAAGAAATAGAAGCATAATACagaaaaatgataataaaaactaaggaaaacatgtgatatttGAGTCAGAAATATAGTGCAATTCAGTGCGATCATTACCCGCCCTGCCCCTCCTTTCCTCTCTACTTCTTATAGAATTTAAATCTCCACCCACCACCCAAAAACCTGCTTCTAGTATGTTTTTCCATCCTATTAATTTCGCCCACAGTTCTCGTTTCTCCGCCAGACAACAAGAAGAATAAATGTTAATAAGATAATAGATGATACATTTACGCAGGGTCTTGATACCTATAAAATCCTTTCCAGAAAAATGGAAGACAAGTGAGATAGATTCCTTCCTCCAAATAGTAAGAATTCCGCCAACTATACCATCTGCGTTTCTAGTAGCCCAGTCACGATCTATTGAACCCCACAAACATATAACCCTTGAGACCATCATATTTAAGACCTTTGTTTCCTGGAAGAACGTCACTTCTGGTTTTCCCGCACTCACAATTTGGCATATTCTTCTGCATTTTGCAAAATTGCCACACCCACAGATGTTAAACGTACCAATAATCATGAAACCACAATAGCTACCTCCTTCGCACCAATATTTGACAACCTCTCCTTCTCCTCCATGTCCCTAATAAAAGGGTTGCATGCATTATGTCATGGAATAAAGGCTCGTTTGGGTATGTGTATACTTTCTTTATTA is a genomic window of Vicia villosa cultivar HV-30 ecotype Madison, WI unplaced genomic scaffold, Vvil1.0 ctg.005412F_1_1, whole genome shotgun sequence containing:
- the LOC131642602 gene encoding uncharacterized protein LOC131642602 is translated as MDALALRVENMSQNPTVVAAIQSECELCGTQGHQTVDCQANSITLRSGTTYEGPRNPNLSTPEKPKEDAAPKDQVEEPEKPENQSKPEVGNHTQQPYKPPSPFPQRLKNTKTENQFQKFIKVIGKLHVEIPFTEAITLIPSYAKFLKDILFNKWRLNDPKRLECHPISENKLAKKDKDPRSFSIPCILGNRKIDKAFLDLGASVSLTPLAVCKRLKLGELQPTKMSLQLADRSVKYPLGILEDIPVKIGQFYIPTEFVVMDIKEDDDIPVLLGRPFLSTVGAIIDVKKGKLTFEVGDEKIEFILSKFLMAPIIGDACYAIDVIDECVNELEHNESLIRLPSTPILEDDGFKSIEPYIDDNLFECLALTPDPMPCTKKPTIELKELPKNLRYEFLDEDMNRPVIISATLNKIENSRFAFDI